Proteins co-encoded in one uncultured Draconibacterium sp. genomic window:
- the hemL gene encoding glutamate-1-semialdehyde 2,1-aminomutase translates to MQFSKSIEAFKQAQQSIPGGVNSPVRAFKSVNLNPVFIESAKGSKVVDIDGNQYTDFVSSWGPLIFGHAHPEIVSAINEAAQKGTSYGAPTLYETEMAELIVEMVPSIEKVRMVNSGTEATMSAIRLARGYTGREKIVKFIGNYHGHGDSFLIKAGSGAITLGLPDSPGVTAGNAKDTLLANYNDLASVEQLFNEDGENIAAIIVEPVAGNMGVVLPKKGFLEGLREIATKNGALLIFDEVITGFRLAKGGAQEYFNVKPDITTLGKIIGGGLPVGAYGGKKEIMDQLAPNGPIYQAGTLSGNPLAMAAGSTMLKLILNTADFYPELERKAKKLEEGIRNNLKETGIKAVLNRVGSMMTLFFTNEEKVSSYEEAMSADTTRYAKYFKLSLESGMYIAPSQFECLFVSYAHTDEDIDNIINANLNALKQLA, encoded by the coding sequence ATGCAGTTTTCAAAAAGTATAGAAGCATTCAAACAAGCTCAGCAAAGTATTCCGGGAGGCGTAAACTCTCCCGTTCGGGCTTTTAAAAGTGTTAATTTAAACCCCGTTTTTATTGAAAGTGCCAAAGGATCAAAAGTTGTCGATATTGATGGCAACCAATACACAGATTTTGTGTCGTCGTGGGGACCACTGATTTTTGGTCATGCGCATCCAGAAATCGTGTCGGCCATTAATGAAGCCGCACAAAAAGGCACCAGTTACGGTGCTCCTACTTTATATGAAACTGAGATGGCAGAGCTGATCGTAGAGATGGTGCCCTCGATTGAAAAAGTGCGTATGGTAAACTCAGGCACGGAAGCCACAATGAGCGCCATTCGTTTGGCACGTGGGTATACTGGTCGCGAAAAGATTGTGAAATTCATTGGAAATTACCACGGACACGGCGACAGTTTCCTAATTAAAGCCGGCTCAGGAGCCATCACTTTGGGATTACCTGATAGTCCGGGTGTAACAGCCGGAAATGCAAAAGATACATTGCTGGCCAATTATAACGATCTGGCCTCGGTAGAACAACTTTTCAATGAAGACGGAGAAAATATAGCAGCAATTATTGTTGAGCCGGTTGCCGGAAACATGGGTGTTGTTCTTCCGAAAAAAGGATTTTTGGAAGGCCTCCGCGAAATCGCTACAAAAAATGGCGCACTGCTAATTTTTGACGAGGTGATCACCGGTTTCCGACTGGCAAAAGGAGGCGCACAAGAATATTTTAACGTAAAGCCCGACATTACTACATTGGGGAAAATTATCGGCGGCGGATTGCCCGTTGGTGCATACGGAGGTAAAAAAGAAATCATGGATCAGCTGGCGCCCAATGGCCCTATTTACCAAGCAGGAACGCTGTCTGGAAATCCGTTGGCTATGGCTGCCGGAAGTACCATGTTAAAATTGATCCTGAACACAGCAGACTTCTACCCGGAATTGGAGCGAAAAGCTAAAAAGCTGGAAGAAGGAATTCGCAACAACCTCAAAGAAACAGGCATTAAAGCGGTGTTGAATCGCGTTGGTTCGATGATGACCTTATTCTTCACAAACGAAGAAAAAGTGAGTTCGTACGAAGAAGCAATGAGTGCAGACACAACACGTTACGCCAAATATTTCAAACTCTCGCTGGAGAGCGGAATGTACATAGCACCGTCACAGTTTGAGTGTTTGTTTGTTTCGTACGCGCACACCGACGAAGATATTGACAACATCATCAACGCCAATTTAAATGCCTTAAAACAATTAGCATAG
- the hemB gene encoding porphobilinogen synthase, producing MMFPETRLRRLRYNSVLRDMVTETKLSVDDLVMPLFVCAGTNVRNPISSMPGNFQLSVENLVMECKHVSESGVKAVLLFGIPAEKDEDGTVACQHDGIVQQAIRAIKAELPNLYIIADVCNCEYTTHGHCGTIIDGDVDNDTTLETLAAQSVSLAEAGADMIAPSDMMDGRVGRIREALDENKFEKIPIMAYSAKYASGFYGPFREAAESAPKFGNRATYQMNPANSDEAIREVELDIAEGADIVMVKPALSFLDIIYRVKTEFKMPTAAYNVSGEFSMLKAAEEKNWIDGPRVMMEILTSIKRAGADIIITYSAVDAAKILNGIKG from the coding sequence ATGATGTTTCCTGAAACAAGATTACGAAGATTAAGATATAATTCGGTTTTACGCGACATGGTAACCGAAACAAAACTTTCTGTTGACGATTTGGTGATGCCACTTTTTGTTTGCGCAGGAACCAACGTGCGCAACCCAATCAGTTCGATGCCGGGCAACTTTCAGTTATCGGTTGAAAACCTGGTAATGGAATGTAAACATGTTTCGGAATCAGGAGTTAAGGCCGTTCTTTTGTTTGGCATTCCTGCCGAAAAAGATGAAGATGGAACTGTTGCTTGCCAGCACGATGGGATTGTACAGCAAGCCATTCGTGCCATAAAAGCGGAACTCCCAAATTTGTACATTATTGCCGACGTATGTAATTGCGAGTACACCACACACGGACATTGCGGAACCATTATTGATGGAGATGTGGATAACGATACCACGCTTGAAACACTGGCTGCACAATCGGTATCGCTGGCCGAAGCCGGTGCTGATATGATCGCTCCGAGCGATATGATGGACGGACGTGTTGGACGTATCCGTGAAGCACTCGACGAAAATAAATTCGAGAAAATTCCAATCATGGCCTATTCTGCTAAATACGCATCAGGATTTTACGGGCCATTTCGTGAAGCTGCTGAAAGTGCACCAAAATTTGGCAACCGCGCAACATATCAGATGAACCCGGCTAATTCAGATGAAGCCATTCGCGAGGTAGAACTCGACATCGCTGAAGGTGCTGACATCGTTATGGTAAAACCGGCATTATCGTTTCTCGATATTATTTACCGCGTAAAAACAGAATTTAAAATGCCAACAGCCGCTTATAATGTTAGTGGCGAATTCTCGATGTTAAAAGCAGCCGAAGAGAAAAATTGGATTGACGGGCCGCGCGTTATGATGGAAATTCTTACGTCGATAAAAAGAGCCGGTGCCGATATTATTATTACATATTCAGCTGTTGACGCAGCAAAAATCTTAAACGGAATCAAAGGATAG
- the cysI gene encoding assimilatory sulfite reductase (NADPH) hemoprotein subunit: MSESINWLELSEVERLKYDSNYLRGTLPESLANPITGAISDGDTQISKFHGIYQQWDRDVDKERKSQKLEPAFSFLIRLRMPGGKFTPKQWLAMDELSNKYANGTLKLTTRQTFQLHGVLKRNLKATIKEMNDSLMDTIAACGDVNRNVMSHANPAQSPFHAEVIETAKKISEHLLPKTSAYHEIWLDKKLVADSKEEVEPLYGNRYLPRKFKIGIVIPPHNDCDVFSQDLGFITIIENGKIVGYNIAVGGGLGTTFGKPETYPRTGTVIGFCTPDQIIDVAEKVVLVQRDNGNRKDRKQARLKYTIDRMGVDEFVAELIKYLGYELEPERAYTLDRNGDDFGWINGSDKKWHLTYFVEGGRVLDRGKYKLKTALREIAKVIDGDIILTGNQNLILSGVSTKVKHQVDALLKAYGVSPEDISGLRKNSIACVALPTCPLAFAEAERYLPDLVSKIETILDEHQLGKEEIVIRMTGCPNGCGRPYLAEIGLIGKSPGYYNLYLGGSFNGSRLNTLYKQTINEEEILNELRPIIADFAANREYGEHFGDFVLRKNYVEEIKEGRDFKH; encoded by the coding sequence ATGAGTGAAAGTATTAATTGGCTTGAGCTTTCAGAAGTTGAAAGACTCAAGTACGATAGTAATTACCTACGCGGAACTTTGCCCGAAAGTCTCGCCAATCCAATTACCGGGGCCATTTCGGATGGAGACACGCAAATCTCCAAATTTCATGGTATTTATCAGCAATGGGATCGAGATGTTGACAAAGAGCGAAAAAGCCAAAAGCTGGAGCCTGCCTTTTCATTTCTGATACGACTGCGCATGCCCGGCGGAAAATTTACGCCAAAGCAGTGGTTGGCAATGGACGAGCTGTCGAACAAATATGCCAATGGTACCTTGAAACTGACTACACGGCAAACCTTTCAGTTGCATGGTGTGCTGAAGCGCAATCTGAAGGCTACCATTAAGGAAATGAACGACAGCCTGATGGATACCATTGCAGCTTGTGGCGACGTAAACCGTAATGTGATGAGTCACGCCAATCCGGCGCAGTCGCCGTTTCATGCTGAAGTAATTGAGACAGCTAAAAAGATTAGCGAGCATCTTCTGCCAAAAACAAGTGCGTATCACGAAATTTGGCTGGATAAAAAACTGGTTGCCGATAGTAAGGAGGAAGTTGAGCCTTTATACGGAAACCGTTACCTGCCACGTAAATTTAAGATTGGGATTGTAATTCCACCACATAACGATTGTGATGTCTTTTCACAGGATTTGGGTTTTATTACCATTATTGAGAACGGGAAAATTGTTGGCTACAACATTGCTGTTGGCGGTGGTTTGGGAACCACTTTTGGAAAGCCTGAGACCTATCCGAGAACCGGAACTGTAATTGGTTTTTGTACACCCGATCAGATTATCGACGTAGCCGAAAAAGTAGTATTGGTGCAACGCGATAATGGTAACCGTAAAGACCGCAAGCAGGCCCGTTTGAAATACACCATCGACCGAATGGGTGTGGATGAATTCGTAGCAGAACTTATCAAATATCTGGGGTATGAACTGGAGCCGGAACGCGCATACACTTTAGATAGAAACGGGGATGATTTTGGCTGGATAAATGGTAGCGATAAAAAGTGGCACCTTACTTATTTTGTTGAAGGCGGGCGTGTGCTTGATCGTGGGAAATATAAACTAAAAACGGCACTTCGCGAAATAGCAAAAGTAATCGACGGCGATATTATTCTTACAGGAAATCAGAACCTGATTCTTTCGGGAGTGAGCACAAAAGTAAAACACCAGGTTGATGCCTTGCTAAAAGCCTATGGAGTATCTCCGGAAGATATTTCAGGTTTAAGGAAGAATTCCATTGCTTGTGTTGCTTTACCGACTTGCCCGCTGGCCTTTGCGGAAGCCGAACGTTACCTGCCTGATTTGGTATCGAAAATTGAAACTATTCTGGATGAACATCAGCTGGGAAAAGAAGAAATCGTAATTCGTATGACTGGCTGTCCGAATGGTTGCGGACGACCTTACCTGGCCGAGATTGGCCTGATCGGTAAATCGCCGGGCTACTACAATCTGTACCTCGGTGGAAGTTTTAACGGATCGCGTTTGAATACGCTTTACAAACAAACCATCAACGAGGAAGAGATACTGAACGAGCTGCGTCCGATAATTGCTGATTTTGCAGCAAACCGTGAGTATGGTGAGCATTTTGGCGACTTTGTTCTCCGTAAAAATTACGTGGAGGAAATTAAAGAAGGCCGGGATTTTAAACATTAA
- the hemC gene encoding hydroxymethylbilane synthase, whose translation MKHTIRIGTRGSKLALYQAYRVKDELEQKFPEKHFEIVVIKTKGDKILDVPLSKIGDKGLFTKELEVAMFNNEIDMAVHSLKDLPTIFPEGTKLGAVLERGTVNDALVSKDHLKLSELTSEHTIATSSLRRKAQLLRLNPDFNIVEIRGNVNTRIRKMNEGYCDAMIMAGAGLQRLEMDEAITEILNTETMIPACGQGAIAIEIKDNDPEIEAIIAQINHKETMITSSAERVFLNTLEGGCQIPVGSTCKVESDQVKITGFVASIDGSKFLKETVSGPVENTNEMARNLANKLFNAGGKEILDAIRDQNLPSSQTALPLKDKVIISTRPTDIHDDLPELLTKAGATVVSLPMIQIEQTQLSATEEKSLQNIDQFQWVIFTSKNGVVSFFKQLIETKGNTTLPNNLKIAVIGKNTAAELDYYGYAPYFTANENSSDGLLKELKEKHNLLNQNILLALGNRADDKMETELSKANSVTRINTYQTVKPSEVNSKILDAISNDRYDLIVFTSPSTFNNFCHFYGTENISKVKIASIGAVTSEAIRQGNAEPLITAETSNAEGLYKTIIDYYQTK comes from the coding sequence ATGAAACATACGATCCGTATTGGCACACGAGGCAGTAAACTGGCCTTATATCAAGCTTATAGGGTAAAAGATGAATTGGAACAAAAATTCCCTGAAAAGCATTTTGAGATTGTCGTTATAAAAACAAAAGGCGACAAAATTTTAGACGTCCCATTATCCAAGATTGGCGATAAAGGCCTTTTTACCAAAGAGCTGGAAGTAGCCATGTTCAACAACGAAATCGACATGGCAGTTCACAGTTTAAAAGACCTTCCCACTATCTTTCCTGAAGGGACAAAACTGGGAGCCGTATTGGAAAGAGGCACCGTTAACGATGCGCTGGTTAGCAAAGATCATTTAAAACTTTCGGAGCTCACTTCGGAACATACTATTGCAACTTCAAGCCTACGTCGCAAAGCTCAATTATTGCGCTTGAATCCCGATTTCAATATCGTTGAGATTAGGGGTAACGTAAACACGCGCATTCGTAAAATGAATGAAGGTTATTGCGATGCAATGATTATGGCCGGTGCAGGATTGCAACGCCTCGAAATGGATGAAGCAATTACTGAAATCCTGAATACTGAAACCATGATACCGGCCTGTGGACAAGGTGCCATTGCCATAGAAATAAAAGACAACGATCCGGAAATTGAAGCAATTATTGCGCAAATCAATCACAAGGAAACGATGATAACAAGTTCGGCAGAACGTGTGTTTCTGAATACTTTGGAAGGCGGTTGTCAGATTCCGGTAGGAAGCACTTGCAAAGTTGAAAGCGACCAGGTGAAAATTACAGGCTTTGTTGCAAGCATTGACGGCAGCAAATTTCTGAAAGAAACAGTAAGCGGCCCGGTTGAAAATACCAATGAAATGGCAAGAAACCTGGCTAACAAATTATTCAATGCCGGTGGAAAAGAAATTCTCGACGCGATTAGAGACCAAAATTTACCTTCTTCACAAACAGCACTTCCGTTAAAAGATAAGGTGATTATTTCAACTCGTCCGACAGATATTCACGATGATCTTCCTGAGCTACTAACAAAAGCAGGAGCAACAGTTGTTTCGCTGCCAATGATTCAAATTGAGCAGACACAACTTAGTGCTACAGAAGAGAAATCTTTGCAAAATATCGATCAGTTTCAGTGGGTAATTTTCACCAGCAAAAATGGCGTTGTAAGTTTCTTTAAACAGTTAATTGAGACAAAAGGCAACACGACTTTGCCCAACAATCTAAAGATTGCCGTAATTGGCAAAAACACAGCAGCCGAATTGGATTATTACGGTTATGCTCCGTATTTTACTGCAAACGAAAATTCATCCGACGGCCTGTTAAAAGAACTGAAAGAAAAGCACAATCTATTAAACCAAAATATTTTGCTGGCTCTCGGAAACCGGGCTGATGACAAAATGGAGACAGAATTGTCGAAAGCAAATTCAGTTACCCGAATAAATACCTATCAAACAGTAAAACCATCGGAAGTTAACTCAAAAATACTGGATGCGATTTCGAATGATAGATACGATCTGATCGTATTTACAAGCCCATCAACATTCAACAATTTCTGCCACTTTTACGGCACCGAAAATATTTCAAAAGTAAAAATCGCCAGCATTGGAGCAGTAACTTCAGAAGCTATCCGGCAAGGCAATGCCGAGCCACTGATTACAGCAGAAACCTCGAATGCCGAGGGACTTTACAAAACAATAATCGACTATTATCAAACCAAATAA
- the hemA gene encoding glutamyl-tRNA reductase — protein MIGLLGLNHKTAPIKVREKFVFCEEDVKRFVPQLIDAGINGAIVVSTCNRTEIYFDYTEKDIFDCSSTIAAKLFEWRKADKSVESHFYHKFQDEASEHLFRVASGLDSMALGEYQIVGQLKDAFAIAEKHQVNSPTLIRLFNKAFEAGKKVRTETALSKGAVSISYAAVELASKKLHNLSSHPTLLLGAGQTGELTLQNLLKKGCDKFTIVNRTAAKAQELAKRYKGTAKDFSELQNELVHNNIVITSTASKKPLITKEMVEQIMVERQNKPMFFVDLSVPHNVAPDVAEIENVFVNDIDDLNAVVDKTFDKRKGEIEKAEAIISEFVTDFSDWQHTRNLTPTFQNISDNFRKINEAEFEGFIKRQSKDNSEEASMYADHITNKFIRLMIKNVKSITDNGRKKEYIELVNDLFKIAP, from the coding sequence ATGATAGGATTACTTGGATTAAACCATAAAACTGCTCCAATAAAAGTTCGCGAGAAATTCGTTTTTTGCGAAGAAGATGTGAAGCGTTTTGTGCCGCAATTAATCGACGCAGGAATAAACGGTGCAATTGTGGTTTCCACATGCAACCGTACCGAAATATATTTTGACTATACAGAGAAAGACATTTTTGATTGCTCATCAACTATAGCTGCAAAGCTTTTTGAATGGAGAAAAGCGGATAAAAGTGTGGAATCGCACTTCTATCACAAGTTTCAGGATGAAGCTTCTGAACATTTATTCCGGGTTGCATCGGGGCTCGACTCAATGGCGTTGGGCGAATACCAGATTGTAGGACAGTTGAAAGATGCATTTGCCATTGCCGAAAAACATCAGGTGAACAGCCCCACTTTAATTCGACTGTTTAACAAAGCTTTTGAAGCCGGTAAAAAAGTGAGAACAGAAACCGCACTCTCAAAAGGAGCCGTTTCAATTAGTTACGCTGCCGTTGAACTGGCGAGCAAAAAACTGCATAATCTTAGTTCACATCCAACATTGCTGCTTGGAGCAGGTCAAACAGGTGAGTTAACTTTACAAAACCTGTTGAAAAAAGGCTGCGACAAATTTACCATCGTTAATCGTACAGCGGCAAAAGCTCAGGAACTGGCAAAACGCTACAAAGGTACAGCAAAAGATTTCTCTGAACTGCAAAACGAATTGGTTCACAACAATATTGTAATTACATCAACCGCATCGAAAAAGCCACTAATCACAAAAGAAATGGTGGAACAGATAATGGTTGAAAGACAAAATAAACCAATGTTTTTTGTAGATCTTTCAGTACCACATAACGTTGCCCCGGATGTAGCAGAAATTGAAAATGTTTTTGTTAACGATATCGACGATTTAAATGCTGTTGTGGACAAAACGTTTGACAAACGTAAGGGTGAAATCGAAAAAGCAGAAGCTATTATTTCAGAGTTTGTTACTGATTTTAGCGACTGGCAACACACCCGTAATCTAACTCCGACTTTTCAAAATATCAGCGATAATTTCAGGAAAATAAATGAAGCAGAATTCGAAGGTTTCATAAAACGCCAGTCGAAAGACAACTCAGAAGAAGCGTCGATGTATGCCGACCATATTACCAACAAATTTATTCGCCTGATGATCAAAAACGTAAAATCGATTACCGATAACGGGCGCAAAAAAGAATATATCGAACTCGTTAATGATCTGTTCAAAATAGCTCCATGA
- the hemE gene encoding uroporphyrinogen decarboxylase: protein MEKGIFIKTLEGQKTERPPVWFMRQAGRVLPSYLEMRKQYSFKELMRDPELAAKVTLLPVYDLGVDAAILFSDILVIPEAMGMELTFTDSGPRFATALKDLDNPMSLINPDATKLEYIYDVIDKIQETKPKDFPLIGFCGAPFTTLCYMVQGLGTNHTFPDAVSLLYKDEKLAKQLLGAITELSIEYALNQVKHGIAAFQIFETHAGLIPADLYMELIMPFVRKISAAVMETGTPTIFLPKGLGTGLKQLQPGDADFISVDWQVSMKEAREMIPADMGVQGNLDPRILFANQEVIEAKLQEYLSFGAEQNKWIFNVGHGFVPGIPVENAKFVVDWIKSTNWNR, encoded by the coding sequence ATGGAAAAAGGAATATTTATAAAAACACTTGAAGGGCAAAAAACGGAACGCCCGCCGGTGTGGTTTATGCGTCAGGCGGGTAGAGTTTTGCCGTCGTACCTTGAAATGCGGAAGCAATACAGTTTTAAAGAACTGATGCGCGATCCGGAACTGGCAGCCAAAGTTACACTTCTGCCTGTTTACGATTTGGGTGTTGACGCAGCTATTCTTTTTTCCGATATCCTTGTAATTCCCGAGGCAATGGGAATGGAACTGACGTTCACCGATTCGGGTCCACGTTTTGCAACGGCGTTGAAAGATCTTGATAATCCGATGTCACTGATTAATCCTGATGCTACAAAACTGGAATACATTTACGATGTTATTGACAAAATTCAGGAAACCAAACCAAAGGATTTCCCATTGATCGGTTTCTGCGGAGCCCCGTTTACAACACTGTGCTACATGGTGCAGGGATTGGGCACGAACCACACTTTCCCGGACGCAGTTTCGCTGTTATACAAAGACGAAAAACTTGCAAAGCAACTGTTAGGAGCCATTACTGAACTATCGATTGAGTATGCGCTGAACCAGGTAAAACATGGCATTGCAGCTTTTCAGATCTTTGAGACGCACGCCGGACTAATTCCTGCCGATTTGTACATGGAATTGATTATGCCGTTTGTACGGAAAATTTCGGCAGCGGTGATGGAAACAGGCACGCCAACCATTTTCTTACCAAAAGGTTTGGGAACCGGATTAAAACAGTTGCAACCCGGTGATGCCGACTTTATCAGTGTCGACTGGCAGGTGTCAATGAAAGAAGCACGCGAAATGATTCCGGCAGATATGGGAGTTCAGGGAAATCTTGACCCACGGATTTTGTTTGCCAACCAGGAAGTAATTGAAGCGAAGTTGCAGGAATACCTTTCGTTTGGAGCAGAACAAAACAAATGGATTTTTAACGTTGGTCACGGATTTGTTCCCGGCATTCCGGTTGAAAATGCAAAATTCGTTGTGGACTGGATAAAGAGTACGAATTGGAATCGATAA
- the cobA gene encoding uroporphyrinogen-III C-methyltransferase — protein sequence MKKLGKVYIVGAGPGPADLLTVKAHNCIKAADVILFDALISRDVRALFPEGAELVFVGKRAGDGIDVTERQNSIHQKIEKHAKQGKVVVRVKSGDPMIFSRGAEETSFLKERNIPFEVVPGISAFNAASAEFGIPLTDRRGSNSLHLLSGRDVAGKLLSVNQLVSIVENRGTAVIYMGTKVLEEIYEALDTVHRECIQTTIVSRSGRWDAQQFKGTLQEMVSLNSETPVKTPALIYLRMEC from the coding sequence ATGAAAAAGTTGGGGAAAGTATATATTGTAGGAGCAGGACCCGGACCGGCAGATTTGCTTACCGTAAAAGCACATAACTGTATCAAGGCGGCAGATGTTATTTTATTTGATGCGTTGATTTCTCGTGATGTTCGGGCACTTTTTCCAGAAGGTGCAGAACTTGTTTTTGTGGGTAAACGTGCAGGAGATGGGATTGATGTAACGGAGAGGCAAAATTCAATCCACCAAAAGATTGAAAAGCATGCAAAACAGGGGAAAGTGGTGGTTCGTGTGAAATCGGGTGATCCGATGATTTTTAGTCGGGGAGCCGAAGAAACTTCATTTCTGAAGGAAAGGAATATTCCATTTGAAGTGGTGCCGGGCATTTCGGCATTCAATGCGGCATCGGCGGAGTTTGGTATTCCGTTAACCGATCGACGTGGCAGCAACTCACTGCACCTGCTTTCCGGGCGCGATGTGGCCGGTAAATTGCTTAGCGTAAATCAGTTGGTAAGTATTGTTGAGAACCGGGGAACTGCCGTAATTTACATGGGCACAAAAGTACTGGAGGAAATTTACGAGGCGTTGGATACTGTTCATCGCGAGTGTATTCAGACTACAATTGTGTCGCGTTCTGGCCGATGGGATGCACAACAGTTTAAAGGAACCTTGCAAGAGATGGTTTCTTTGAATAGTGAAACACCTGTAAAAACTCCGGCTTTGATTTATCTGCGAATGGAATGTTAA